The following proteins are encoded in a genomic region of Terriglobia bacterium:
- a CDS encoding DUF4115 domain-containing protein, with protein sequence MKPDQADGHYSAQAPSAMSQSAPSKALLGADLKAVRVGKDITLKQVSLDTRISLRHIQNLEEGRYNDLPGGMYNRAFLRTYCAYLGLEPAEFLDRYEKESAPQSEKIIKAKARSQTMPAQSFRVPPVMIWSVMLLASIVGLYFSRGWISAVFSPYFSHAPATRLPASQPAPPPNAPKPAETASPVPPTPTAATQAVPTEPVQAPGAAAPPPGIMRLKFEVVQECWMSLSSDGTRVLSRTLQPGETPFFDAKERIDLVVGNAGGVKLMINGKPAKPLGKPGAVVRLVITPQTIQEMLEK encoded by the coding sequence ATGAAACCTGATCAGGCGGACGGCCACTATTCCGCGCAGGCCCCGTCTGCCATGTCGCAATCTGCTCCATCCAAAGCATTGCTGGGCGCCGATCTCAAGGCCGTACGGGTCGGGAAGGACATCACGCTCAAGCAGGTTTCGTTGGACACCCGCATCAGCCTTAGGCACATCCAGAATCTGGAGGAGGGACGATACAACGACCTTCCGGGCGGAATGTATAATCGCGCCTTTCTTCGCACCTACTGCGCTTACCTCGGACTCGAACCCGCCGAATTTCTCGATCGCTATGAGAAGGAATCCGCACCCCAGAGCGAAAAGATCATCAAGGCCAAAGCCCGCAGCCAGACAATGCCGGCGCAGTCGTTCCGGGTTCCGCCAGTCATGATCTGGAGCGTAATGCTGCTGGCTTCGATCGTCGGGTTGTACTTCAGTCGCGGGTGGATTTCGGCTGTGTTCTCGCCCTATTTCTCCCACGCGCCGGCAACTCGACTGCCCGCTTCGCAACCCGCACCGCCGCCAAACGCGCCCAAGCCTGCCGAGACGGCCTCACCCGTACCTCCCACCCCCACGGCCGCCACTCAGGCGGTGCCGACAGAACCTGTGCAGGCGCCCGGCGCGGCCGCACCGCCGCCCGGCATCATGCGTCTGAAGTTTGAGGTCGTACAGGAATGCTGGATGTCGCTCAGCAGCGACGGCACGCGCGTTCTGTCCAGGACTCTTCAGCCCGGGGAAACGCCGTTTTTTGATGCGAAGGAACGCATTGACCTGGTGGTGGGAAACGCCGGCGGCGTGAAACTCATGATCAACGGAAAGCCCGCCAAGCCTCTCGGCAAGCCAGGGGCGGTTGTCAGGCTCGTGATCACGCCCCAGACCATTCAGGAGATGCTGGAAAAATAG
- a CDS encoding helix-turn-helix transcriptional regulator — MIAVSARKKAGYMISVVAETYRVHPQTLRLYERLGLLKPSRSDGNTRLFTDADLHRLEIILNLTRDLGVNLAGVEVILNMREKMESMQKEMDEVILYVRENIAYSGAAAKRSALVRAPASMIIQSKREKK; from the coding sequence ATGATTGCCGTGAGTGCGCGTAAGAAGGCAGGCTACATGATCAGCGTGGTGGCGGAAACGTATCGTGTCCACCCCCAGACGCTGCGTCTGTATGAAAGACTCGGCCTGCTCAAACCTTCGCGGAGCGATGGCAACACCAGGCTTTTCACCGACGCGGATCTGCACCGCCTGGAGATCATTCTCAACCTTACGCGTGACCTTGGCGTCAATCTGGCGGGAGTGGAAGTCATTCTGAATATGCGCGAGAAGATGGAGAGCATGCAAAAGGAAATGGATGAGGTGATCCTGTACGTGCGCGAAAACATCGCGTACAGCGGAGCCGCTGCGAAGCGCAGCGCTCTGGTGCGCGCGCCAGCCTCGATGATCATTCAAAGCAAGCGGGAAAAGAAATGA
- the dnaJ gene encoding molecular chaperone DnaJ: protein MANADYYATLGVARNAKEPEIKKAYRRLARKTHPDVNPGDKAAEERFKKIQEAYDVLSDSKKRAIYDKYGFYSENIKEQAAGEGARGYNEDPAWGFDFSGMDAGAGGQSSFRDIFSEIFGGGAASRAARGPRAEKGEDLEHHLNISFDESIRGLETRLTINREDSCPVCGGSGIDSSRPQAVCPTCKGSGQEVRAHGVMKFSSPCRTCGGSGKVGGRCANCGGSGGVSTQETVTVRIPPGVDTGYRMRVPGKGSAGRKGGPPGDLYLIITVRPHELFRREGNDILITIPITVTEAALGTKIEVPTVSGVTLLRIPPGTQSGQKFRLRGKGVPSLRGEGVGNQIVEVRVVVPRVADERSKEILRELARLNPEDPRARMANH, encoded by the coding sequence ATGGCGAACGCAGATTACTACGCAACCCTGGGTGTTGCGCGCAACGCGAAAGAACCGGAAATCAAGAAAGCGTACCGACGACTTGCACGCAAGACGCATCCAGACGTAAATCCGGGCGACAAAGCCGCAGAGGAGCGATTCAAGAAGATCCAGGAAGCCTATGATGTGCTGAGCGATTCCAAGAAGCGGGCCATCTATGACAAATATGGCTTCTACTCGGAGAACATCAAGGAACAGGCTGCCGGAGAAGGGGCCAGGGGTTATAACGAAGACCCCGCCTGGGGATTCGATTTTTCCGGCATGGATGCCGGAGCCGGCGGGCAGAGCAGCTTCCGCGACATCTTTTCGGAGATTTTTGGGGGTGGCGCCGCCTCCAGAGCGGCGCGTGGACCCAGGGCCGAGAAAGGGGAGGATCTCGAGCACCATCTGAACATCTCCTTCGACGAGTCGATCCGTGGTCTGGAAACGCGCCTGACCATCAATCGCGAAGATTCGTGCCCGGTGTGTGGCGGTTCCGGGATAGATTCGTCCCGCCCTCAAGCGGTTTGTCCCACATGCAAAGGGAGCGGCCAGGAGGTGCGGGCCCATGGGGTCATGAAATTTTCGTCGCCTTGCCGCACTTGCGGAGGGTCCGGCAAGGTGGGCGGCCGCTGTGCCAACTGCGGCGGGTCCGGAGGGGTTTCGACGCAGGAAACCGTCACGGTCCGGATTCCGCCGGGTGTCGACACCGGATATCGGATGCGTGTCCCGGGCAAGGGCTCGGCCGGCCGGAAAGGCGGCCCGCCGGGCGACTTGTATCTGATCATCACCGTCCGGCCTCACGAGCTTTTCCGGCGCGAAGGCAATGATATCCTTATCACCATACCCATCACCGTAACGGAGGCCGCGCTGGGTACCAAGATCGAAGTACCCACAGTCTCGGGTGTGACGTTGTTGCGTATTCCACCCGGGACCCAGAGCGGCCAAAAATTCCGCTTGCGCGGAAAAGGGGTGCCCTCGCTGCGCGGGGAGGGCGTCGGAAATCAGATTGTGGAAGTCCGCGTCGTGGTTCCGCGCGTGGCAGACGAACGGTCCAAGGAGATTCTGCGGGAACTGGCCCGGCTCAATCCTGAGGATCCCCGGGCGCGCATGGCGAATCATTGA
- a CDS encoding Hsp20/alpha crystallin family protein, whose amino-acid sequence MIKAKRSTPGLVILRDSFLTDGDKLADGSIPLIPPVDLYETRDCYVLSAELPGLESEDVHVEVRGSQLSIWGERKVDACCSDESYHRLEGIRGRFHRTFSLPEAMDNDTRIHATLNAGVLHVELVKSSKSRKITVQPSRTGR is encoded by the coding sequence ATGATTAAAGCAAAGAGGAGTACGCCGGGGTTGGTGATTCTTCGAGATTCATTTTTGACCGATGGAGACAAGCTGGCTGACGGCTCGATTCCTCTGATCCCTCCGGTCGACTTGTATGAAACCAGGGATTGCTATGTCTTGAGTGCCGAGTTGCCGGGACTGGAAAGCGAAGATGTTCACGTGGAAGTCAGGGGATCTCAGCTTTCCATCTGGGGAGAACGCAAGGTGGACGCGTGCTGTTCCGATGAGAGTTATCACCGCCTGGAGGGAATCCGCGGGCGGTTTCACCGGACCTTTTCCCTGCCTGAAGCGATGGACAACGACACCAGAATCCATGCGACCCTGAATGCCGGTGTCCTGCATGTCGAGCTGGTCAAGTCCTCAAAGTCCAGGAAAATCACCGTTCAACCCTCGCGCACCGGCCGCTGA
- the dnaK gene encoding molecular chaperone DnaK, which yields MSKIIGIDLGTTNSVVAVMEGSEPKVITNPEGSRLTPSVVAVGKGGERFVGQVAKRQAITNPENTIFSIKRFMGRKFGEVQEEIKLVPYKVTEASNGDATVKMGDRTYAPPEISAMILQKMRSAAEEYLGEKVEKAVITVPAYFNDSQRQATKDAGKIAGLDVVRIVNEPTAAALAYGLDKKKDETIAVFDFGGGTFDISILEVGEGVVEVKSTNGDTHLGGDNIDLRLMDWIIGEFKRDQGIDLSKDKMALQRLREAAEKAKMELSTVMESEVNLPFITADAGGPKHLNMKLTRAKFEQMVEDILQRTVAPTKQALADAGLKPDNIHEVVLVGGSTRIPRVQQIVRDFFGKEPHKGVNPDEVVAVGAAIQAGVLGGEVKDLLLLDVTPLSLGIETLGGVSTRLIERNTTIPTRKSEIFSTAADNQTSVEIHVLQGERAMARDNRTLGKFHLIGIPPAPRGVPQIEVTFDIDANGIVSVSAKDLGTNKEQKITITASSGLNKDEISKMTRDAESHAEEDQKNREAIEAKNKLDGLIYSTEKILKENRDKVSESEASSLEAALTRAKSVLEQSKETSDLNAAIEDLTKASHKLAEAMYQKTSTQTPPPGSGPGHAGPKTEPGKKKEDEVIDAEYVDMDDTKK from the coding sequence ATGAGCAAAATCATTGGAATTGACCTCGGCACGACGAACTCCGTGGTTGCGGTCATGGAGGGGAGCGAGCCCAAGGTTATCACGAATCCGGAGGGGAGCAGGCTCACGCCGTCCGTAGTTGCAGTCGGGAAAGGCGGGGAGCGTTTTGTGGGACAGGTTGCCAAGCGCCAGGCGATCACCAATCCGGAGAACACGATCTTCTCGATCAAACGGTTCATGGGGCGGAAGTTCGGCGAGGTTCAGGAGGAAATCAAGCTCGTTCCGTACAAGGTCACCGAAGCGTCGAATGGGGACGCCACGGTGAAGATGGGGGATCGAACCTATGCCCCGCCCGAGATCTCGGCGATGATCCTGCAGAAGATGCGCTCGGCCGCGGAGGAATATCTGGGTGAGAAGGTGGAAAAGGCGGTGATTACGGTTCCCGCTTATTTCAACGACAGCCAGCGGCAGGCGACCAAGGATGCCGGCAAGATTGCGGGGCTGGATGTAGTGCGCATCGTCAACGAGCCGACGGCGGCCGCTCTGGCATACGGGCTCGACAAAAAGAAAGACGAAACCATTGCCGTGTTCGATTTTGGAGGCGGCACCTTCGACATATCGATCCTGGAAGTTGGTGAAGGGGTAGTCGAAGTCAAGTCCACCAACGGCGACACGCACCTGGGCGGCGACAACATTGACTTACGCCTGATGGATTGGATCATCGGCGAATTCAAGCGCGATCAGGGCATCGATCTCTCCAAGGACAAGATGGCGCTGCAGCGGCTGCGTGAGGCTGCCGAAAAAGCAAAGATGGAGCTGTCGACGGTGATGGAGTCGGAAGTCAATCTGCCCTTCATTACGGCCGACGCCGGCGGGCCCAAGCATCTGAACATGAAGCTCACGCGCGCGAAGTTCGAGCAGATGGTGGAGGACATCCTGCAGCGAACGGTGGCGCCCACGAAGCAGGCTCTTGCGGATGCGGGGCTCAAGCCCGACAACATCCATGAGGTAGTGCTTGTCGGCGGGTCGACGCGCATTCCCAGAGTGCAGCAGATCGTGCGCGACTTCTTCGGCAAAGAGCCGCACAAGGGGGTGAACCCGGACGAAGTGGTCGCCGTCGGTGCCGCAATCCAGGCCGGCGTGCTGGGCGGCGAGGTCAAGGACCTGCTGCTGCTCGATGTTACGCCGCTGTCGCTGGGTATTGAGACCCTGGGCGGCGTCTCCACCAGGCTGATCGAGCGCAACACCACGATTCCCACGCGCAAGTCCGAGATCTTCTCGACTGCTGCCGACAACCAGACGTCGGTTGAGATTCATGTGCTGCAGGGCGAGCGCGCCATGGCTCGCGACAACCGCACGCTGGGCAAATTTCATCTGATAGGAATTCCGCCGGCGCCGCGCGGCGTGCCGCAGATCGAAGTCACCTTCGATATCGATGCCAACGGAATTGTGAGTGTCTCGGCTAAGGATCTGGGAACGAACAAAGAACAGAAGATCACCATCACTGCCTCGAGCGGGCTCAACAAAGATGAGATCTCGAAGATGACGCGCGATGCCGAGTCGCATGCGGAGGAAGATCAGAAAAACCGTGAAGCCATCGAGGCCAAGAACAAACTGGATGGTCTCATTTACAGTACGGAGAAAATCCTGAAAGAAAATCGGGACAAAGTCTCCGAGAGCGAAGCCTCTTCGCTGGAGGCCGCGCTCACGCGTGCCAAATCGGTGTTGGAGCAGTCAAAGGAAACCAGCGATCTGAACGCGGCCATTGAGGACCTGACAAAAGCATCGCACAAACTGGCGGAAGCAATGTATCAAAAGACGAGCACTCAGACGCCGCCTCCAGGTTCCGGCCCCGGTCACGCCGGCCCGAAAACCGAGCCCGGCAAGAAGAAAGAAGACGAAGTCATCGATGCGGAATACGTTGACATGGATGACACCAAAAAATGA
- the glnA gene encoding type I glutamate--ammonia ligase: MWMSTAAEVVKFVKDKQVKMIDFKFVDLPGIWQHYSIPAHRLTEAIFEDGIGFDGSSIRGFARIQESDMLVFPDPATAFLDPLLEIPTLNLTCSVRDPLTLEPFSRDPRYIAEKAEKYLISTGIGDVSYWGPEAEFYIFSDIRFDQGTNFGYYFVDSREGVWNSGKDEKPNLGHRPRYREGYFPVPPMDSFQDLRSHIMLVMEQVGIEGEVHHHEVATAGQAEIDMKYDALLRMADKVMLFKYVVKNVCKQAGFSASFMPKPIFQDNGSGMHVHMSVWKNGINQFYDERGYGGLSQTARYAVGGLLHHAPALLAFAAPSTNSYRRLVPGFEAPVNLVYSQRNRSAAVRIPMYSKSAGAKRIEFRCPDPSCNPYLTFSAILMAAIDGIQNKIDPGEPVDKNLYDLPPEEKALVRSTPSSLKDVLGELERDHEFLMKGDVFTRDVIETWISYKIAHEVDPVRLRPHPYEFYLYYDI; this comes from the coding sequence ATGTGGATGTCGACGGCTGCAGAGGTCGTGAAGTTTGTCAAAGACAAGCAAGTGAAGATGATCGATTTCAAGTTCGTGGATCTGCCCGGAATCTGGCAGCACTACTCGATCCCGGCTCACCGGCTCACCGAAGCGATTTTCGAAGATGGCATCGGTTTTGACGGATCGAGCATCCGCGGGTTCGCGCGCATCCAGGAGAGCGACATGCTGGTATTTCCGGATCCGGCCACAGCCTTCCTGGATCCGTTGCTCGAGATCCCGACTCTGAACCTGACCTGCTCCGTGCGTGATCCACTCACGCTCGAGCCCTTCAGCCGCGATCCTCGTTACATTGCCGAGAAAGCCGAGAAATACCTCATTTCGACCGGCATCGGCGACGTCTCCTACTGGGGACCGGAAGCCGAATTCTACATTTTCAGTGACATCCGCTTCGACCAGGGAACGAACTTCGGCTACTACTTTGTCGATTCCAGGGAGGGAGTCTGGAACTCCGGAAAGGACGAAAAGCCAAACCTTGGCCATCGCCCGCGTTACAGGGAGGGATATTTCCCGGTACCTCCCATGGACAGCTTCCAGGATTTGCGCAGCCACATCATGCTTGTGATGGAGCAGGTCGGCATCGAGGGGGAGGTTCATCATCACGAAGTGGCCACTGCCGGACAGGCAGAAATCGACATGAAATACGACGCGCTTCTGCGCATGGCGGACAAAGTCATGCTGTTCAAGTACGTCGTTAAAAACGTCTGCAAGCAGGCGGGATTCTCTGCCAGTTTCATGCCCAAACCGATCTTCCAGGACAACGGCTCCGGCATGCACGTCCACATGTCGGTATGGAAGAACGGCATAAACCAGTTCTATGACGAACGCGGTTACGGCGGCTTGAGCCAGACTGCGCGGTATGCCGTCGGTGGGCTGCTGCACCACGCACCGGCACTGCTGGCATTTGCGGCGCCCAGCACGAACAGCTACCGACGGCTGGTTCCGGGGTTTGAGGCGCCGGTGAACCTGGTCTACTCGCAGCGCAACCGCAGCGCGGCCGTCCGGATTCCGATGTATTCGAAGAGCGCGGGCGCCAAACGCATCGAGTTCCGATGCCCCGATCCGTCATGCAACCCGTATCTGACCTTTTCAGCCATCCTGATGGCGGCGATTGACGGCATCCAGAACAAGATCGATCCGGGCGAACCGGTGGACAAGAACCTGTATGACCTGCCGCCCGAGGAGAAGGCACTGGTAAGATCGACGCCCAGTTCGCTCAAGGACGTGCTTGGGGAGCTGGAAAGAGATCATGAGTTCCTGATGAAAGGGGACGTCTTCACTCGGGATGTGATTGAGACGTGGATCAGCTACAAGATCGCGCACGAAGTCGACCCGGTGCGCCTGCGGCCGCATCCATATGAGTTTTATCTGTACTACGACATCTAA
- a CDS encoding P-II family nitrogen regulator has translation MKMVLAVIRPHRLQDVKEALADVGVVGMTVTDVRGAGRQKGQVERYRGSEYSIDLLAKIKIEVAVLDTQCEEVVQAIRKAAYTGEIGDGKIFILSLEDSIRVRTGERGEDSL, from the coding sequence GTGAAAATGGTCCTGGCGGTGATTCGGCCGCATCGGCTTCAGGATGTCAAGGAGGCCCTGGCGGATGTCGGAGTGGTCGGCATGACGGTGACCGACGTTCGGGGTGCGGGCCGCCAGAAAGGACAGGTGGAGCGCTACCGCGGTTCCGAATACAGCATCGATCTGCTTGCCAAGATCAAGATCGAGGTGGCGGTCCTGGACACGCAGTGCGAAGAGGTCGTGCAGGCAATTCGCAAGGCTGCCTATACGGGCGAGATCGGCGACGGCAAGATCTTCATTTTATCGCTGGAGGATTCGATACGCGTGCGCACCGGCGAGCGCGGCGAGGATTCACTTTAA